In Mesoplodon densirostris isolate mMesDen1 chromosome 2, mMesDen1 primary haplotype, whole genome shotgun sequence, the DNA window ATCTTTTAATCCACTAGCATGGTTTTTTACATTCTCCAGTCTGATATTCTATTGCTTACAACCTCCACTGAGGTCTTTTAACTTGACGGTCATATTTTTTCGTCGttgtaaacattttctcattCTTAAAGCATCCCCTTTCCCATACAGGAAAGAAACTTTATGACTGTGCTGAGTGTGGCAAGAGCTTCAGTCAGAGCACAGACCTTCACATCCACCAGAGAGTCCACATGAGAAAGAAACCTTTCGTGTGCAATACATGTGGCAAAGGCTTCAGTTATAACACAAATTTTCGTGTGCATCAGAGggtccacacaggagagaaacctacTAAGTGCGAGGAGTGTGGCAAGGGCTTCCATCAGAGCCCCAACCTTCACATCCACTGAAGAGTCCACACTGGAGCAAAACCGTATAAATGTGAGAAGTGTTGTGAGAGCTTCAGACAGAACGAAGACCTCCAAGAGCATCAGAAGGTCCACACAAGAGAAACCATTTCAGTGTGAAACCCTTAAAGTACCAGCTTCCGTGCTCATCAGAAagtccacacaggagagaaacctgtAGGTGTGAGGAGTGTGGGAAGGATTTCAATCTCAGTGAATCTTCACGTTCTCCGAGAATGAAACTGCAAATGTGATGGGTGTGTGATAAGGGTTTCTTCAGTTAGAGCTTAGAGCTTCGAGTTTATAAATGGGAGAAAACCCATTTATATGTGCTAAGTGTAGTAAGGGCTTTGGAAAGAGCACTAACC includes these proteins:
- the LOC132502781 gene encoding zinc finger protein 300-like; the encoded protein is MVAQNKVEAVEEPVTFKDAAVDFTEEEWGQLDPAQRALYKEVMLEIYGNLVLVGKKLYDCAECGKSFSQSTDLHIHQRVHMRKKPFVCNTCGKGFSYNTNFRVHQRVHTGEKPTKCEECGKGFHQSPNLHIH